In the genome of Nonomuraea sp. NBC_00507, the window CTCCTTCGGCCCGGCCGTCAGGTAGGTCTGCAGGCCGAGCGTCTCGAAGCCGACCCTGGCCAGCTGGCGCAGCCCGGACTCCTCCTGGCCGACCGACTGCAGCAGCTCGAGCGCCTCTTCCTCGTCGAGCTCGACCAGCTCGGACTCGATCTTGGCGTCGAGGAAGACCGCCTCGGCCGGGGCGACCAGCGCCGACAGCTGCTCCCTGAGCGCGGTGTCGGTCAGCTCGTCGGCGTCGAGGTTGAACACGTACAGGAACGGCTTGGCCGTCATCAGGTGCAGCTCGCGCAGCTCCTCGCGCTCCAGGCCGCTCTCGAAGATGGTCTTGCCGGTCTCCAGGACCGCCTTGGCGGCCTCGGCAGCCTCCAGCGCCGGCTTCTTGTCCTTGACGGTGCGCGCCTCCTTCTGCAGACGCGGGATGGCCTTCTCGACCGTCTGCAGGTCGGCCATGACCAGCTCGAAGTTGATGGTCTCGATGTCGCGCTTGGGGGAGATCTCGCCGTCCACGTGCGTCACGTCGGGATCGGTGAAGACCCGGATGACCTGGCAGATCGCGTCCGTGTCGCGGATGTTGGAGAGGAACTGGTTGCCCCTGCCCTGCCCCTCCGAAGCCCCCTTGACCAGGCCCGCGATGTCGACGAACTCGACCTTGGCGGGCAGGATGCGGGCCGAGCCGAAGATCTTGGCCAGCACGGGCAGGCGGTCGTCGGGCACGCCTACGATGCCCACGTTGGGCTCGATGGTGGCGAACGGGTAGTTGGCCGCCAGGGCGTTGCCGGTCTTGGTCAGCGCGTTGAACAGCGTGGACTTACCGACGTTGGGCAGGCCGACGATGCCTATGGAGAGACTCACGGATCCCAAGTTTACGTGCTGAGCGTAACGAGCGTGTCGGGCGGGGAACGGCGTGCCGAGTCCTGCAATCATCGATCGAGTGGACGTCGTCTCGCTTCTCATCGGGCTCGCCGTCGGGCTGCTCATCGGGTTCCTGGTCGCCAGGACGCGGGCGGCGGTGCGGGTGGCCGAGGCCGACGCGCGAGCCAAGAGCGCCGCGGAAAAGCTCGTCTACGTCGAGGAGCAGCTGGCCGAGCGGTTCCAGGCACTGTCCACGCGCGCGCTCGACGTCAACAACATCCGTTTCCTGGAGCTGGCCGAGACCAGGCTGGCGGCCAGCCGCGCCGAGGCCGCGGGCGAGTTGGAGCAGCGCAAGCAGGCGGTCGAGCACCTGGTCGAGCCGCTGAAGGACGCGCTGGCGCGGGTCGAGTCGCAGCTGCGCGACACCGAGTCCGGCCAGCGCGCGGCGCGGGCCGAGCTGGCCAAGGAGATGGAGTTCGTGCGCCAGAGCCACGAGCAGCTGCGCTCCCAGACCACCGCCCTGGTCCGGGCCCTGCAGCGGCCGGAGGCGCGCGGCCGGTGGGGAGAGCTGCAGCTGCGCAGAGTCGCCGAGATCGCCGGCATGCAGCGTCACTGCGACTTCGACGAGCAGGTCACGGAGGGCTCCATGCGGCCCGACATGGTCGTGCGGCTCGCGGGCGGCAAGAACATCGTGGTGGACTCCAAGGTCTCGCTGGCGGCCTATCTGGAGGCCGCTGAGGCGTCGGACGAGTCGCTGGCCACGGTCCGGCTCGACGCACACGCCAGGCACGTGCGCGAGCACATCGACCGGCTGGCCGCCAAGGCCTACTGGCAGGCGTTCAATCCGTCGCCGGAGTTCGTGGTGTTGTTCATCCCCGGCGAGGCGTTCCTGGCGCCGGCGCTCGAACGCGACCCCACACTGCTGGAGTACGCCATGGCGCGGCGCGTCCACATCGCCACGCCCACGACCCTGATCACCATGCTGCGCACCGCCCACTACGCCTGGCAGCAGGCCGCGCTGAGCGAAAACGCGCGAGCCGTCTTCGAACTGGGCAAGGAGCTGTACGAGCGGCTCTCGTCGCTGGGCAGGAACGTCGATGCGCTCGGCAAGGCGTTGACCCGGGCCGTGGAGGCCTACAACAAGTCGGTCGGATCGCTCGAAAGCCGCGTCCTGGTCACCGCGCGCAAGCTACACGATCTGGGCGTCGTGGACGGCGAGCTCGACTCTCCCGAGATGCTCGACGGGCTCCCGAGACCCCTGTCATCCCCCGAACTACTCGAAACGTCGCCTCTGCTTTCCAGCTCGAACGGTAAGTTGGCTCACGGGTCGCAGTAAACGGGGCCAAGGGAATGGGGGCGGTCCAGTGGGGGAGAAAGGCAGGCGTTCGGCTGTCAGGTTGACCGCTCGCGGCGCCATCGCGCTCGCCTTGGTCGCCACCCTGGCGGGCTACATCGTGGCGGCGCTGATCGATGTCCAGGAGGTGGTGGGCGCGGCCTTCGTCCTGGCCAGCCTGCTGGGGGTGCTCCTGGTCAACCGGCGTGAGCTGCTGTCGCTGGTGGTGACGCCGCCGCTCGTGTTCTTCTGCGCCACGCTGTTCGTGGAGCTGGGGCGGGCATTCGGCTCGGTGTCGATCGTGCAGTCGCTGGCCCTCGGCCTCTACACCTCGATGACGCGGGGCGCGCCGTGGTTGTTCGCCGGGTCGGCCATCGTGCTGGGCGTGGCCTGGCGGCGTGGGCTGCGGGACAACGTACGCGACCTGCGGGCGGAGCTGAAGGCGGGCGCGGAGGTGCCGCGCCCGCGCCAGCCGTTCGTGCCCGAGCCCGAGGGCTATTTCGAGCCCAAGGTCTACGGGACGCCACGCGGCGACGATTAGCGGCCGCGTGGCGTGGACGGCGTGGACTACGAGACGATCCTGAGGTCCTTGCGCAGCTCGTGAGGCAGGGCGAAGCGCATGCTCTCCTGCACCGGCTCGACCTCGGTCACGTCGCCGAACCCGTGCTCGGCCAGGTGCGCGAGCACCTCCTCGACCAGCTCTTCAGGGACCGAGGCGCCGCTGGTGACGCCGACCGTGGTGACGCCCTCCAGCCACTCGTCGCGGATGAACCTTGCGTTGTCGACCAGATAGGAGGCGTCGGCGCCGTAGTCCTTGGCCACCTCGACCAGGCGCTTGGAGTTGGAGGAGTTTTCCGAGCCGACCACGATCACCAGTTGCGCCTCGGCGGCGATCTCCTTGACCGCGATCTGCCGGTTCTGGGTGGCGTAGCAGATGTCGTCGCTCGGCGGGTCGAGGAGGTTGGGGAAACGTTGCTTGAGCTTGGAGACGGTCTCGGTGGTCTCGTCGACCGACAGCGTGGTCTGCGACAACCAGATCAGCTTGCTCGGGTCCTTCACCTGCACCCGGTCGACCGAGTCGAGGCCGTCGACGAGCTGGATGTGCTCGGGGGCCTCTCCGGCGGTGCCCTCGACCTCCTCGTGGCCCTCGTGCCCGATCAGCAGGATCTCGTAGTCCTGTCCCGCGAACCTCTTCGCCTCGTTGTGCACCTTGGTGACCAGCGGGCAGGTGGCGTCGATGGTGCGCAGGCCGCGCTGCTTCGCCTCGGCGTGCACGGCCGGCGAGACGCCGTGGGCGGAGAACACCACGATCGCGCCCTCGGGGACCTCCTCGGTCTCCTCGACGAAGATGGCGCCCCTGGCCTCGAGCGTCTTGACGACGTGGGTGTTGTGGACGATCTGCTTGCGTACGTAGATCGGAGCGCCGTACTGCTCCAGAGCCTTCTCGACCGCTACCACGGCTCGATCGACTCCGGCACAGTAGCCCCGTGGCTTGGCTACAAGGACTCGGCGGGAAGTGAGGGTCTGGGGCTCCATACTTTCTATGCTACGTGGAGCGGCCATCAGGCCCGCGCGTGCGTGGTCGCCCGCGGTTTGCCAGACTGGCCGTCCCATACAGACCTCCCAGGGAGACGTCATGTCCCTTAGCGACGTGATACGCAAGATCACCAAGACCGTCACTAACAAGGATGAGCTGAAGGAGAAGGCCAAGGACCTTCCGCTCATGGTCATCCAGTCCACGCTCAGCGCAGCAGGGCAAGCGCTGCTGCTGGTGGACCGGGTGAAAAACTCCATCAAGGGCCTTGGCGCCAAGGAGGAGCGCGAGGAGGAGCAAGTCTCCCGTCCTTCCGCCGCCGACCAGGTGGCCGCGCCCCCGGCGGAGGACAAGCCGGCCAGAAAGGAGCCGGTCATCTTCGCGCCGCGACCGGGCGCCGCCGAGCCGAACGGCGTCGCCAAGACCAAGCCGGACCCGGTCATCTTCGCGCCGGCGGGGAAGGAGGAGCCGGTCGCCACCGCCGAGCCTGAGGCCCCCGCCGCCGAGCCCGCCGCCAAGACGGAGGCGAGCCCCAAGCCCGCCGCCGAGACGAAGGTCGTGGACGAGCCCGCCCCTGCCGCGGAGCCGAAGGTCGCGCCCGCCGCGCCCAAAGCCGTCGCCGAGCCCGCGGTCGCGGAAGTGCCCGCTGCCGCGCCTGAGCAGGTCGCCAAGCCGGCCGAGCCGCTGCCCGGCTACGACGAGATGACCGTCGCCTCCCTGCGCGCCAGGATGCGCGGCAAGACCGCCGAGCAGATCAGCGACTTCCTGGCCTACGAACAGGCCACGCAGGGCCGGCCCGAGGTCGTGCGGATGTTCGAGAACCGCCTCGCCAAGCTGCAGGCCGGAGAGTAGTCAGAGCGAGCCCGTAGTCTTCCGCCATGACCGAGAAGACCTCGCCCGAGTCCCCGCTCCCCATCCGCACAGTCCTGCAGATGGTGGGCGGCTGGATCGCCAGGCTCGGCACGGTCTGGGTCGAGGGGCAGATCACCGATCTGAGCGCCCGCGGCGGCACGGTGTTCCTGACCCTGCGCGACCCGGTCGCCAACGTGTCCGCCAGGGTCACCGCTCCGCGTGGCGTCTACGAGGCGGCCGTGCCGCGACCGGCCGACGGCGCCAGGGTCGTCATGCAGGTGAAGCCGGACTTCTGGGTCAACAAGGGCTCGTTCGCCTTCACCGCGTTGGAGATCCGCCCGGTCGGCGTGGGCGAGCTGCTGGCCAGGCTGGAGCGGCTCAGGCAGTTGCTGGCCGCCGAAGGGCTCTTCGGCGCCGAGAGGAAGCGGCGGCTGCCGTTCCTGCCGGGCACGATCGGGCTCATCTGCGGCCGCGACTCCGCGGCCGAGCGCGACGTGCTGGAAAACTCCCGCCGGCGCTGGCCCGCCGTGCGGTTCAAGGTCGAGGAAGTGGCCGTCCAGGGACCCTACGCGGTGGGCGAGGTGACGGAGGCGCTCCGCAAGCTGGACGTGGACGCCGATGTCGACGTGATCGTCGTCGCCCGCGGCGGCGGCTCTCTGGAGGACCTCCTGCCGTTCTCCGACGAGACGCTCGTCCGCGCGGTGGCGGCCTGCCGCACGCCCGTCGTGAGCGCGATCGGGCACGAGCAGGACAGCCCGCTGCTCGACCTGGTGGCGGATGTGCGCGCGTCCACCCCCACCGACGCCGCCAAGAAGGTCGTGCCCGACGTCGGCGAGCAGCTGACGCTGGTGCGCCAGCTGCGCGACCGGGGCCGCAGGGTGGTGAGCGGCTGGCTCGACCGGGAGATGTCCTGGCTGACGTCCGTGCGCTCGCGGCCCTCGCTGGCCGACCCCGTACGCGAGCTCGAGCGCAGGGCCGAGCAGGTCGAGTCCCTGCGTGACCGGGCCAGGCGCTCGTTGTCCGGCTCGCTCGACCGGGCCGCCGACGACCTGGTCCATCTGCGGGCCCGCCTGGTCGCGCTGTCCCCGGCGGCCACGCTGGAGCGGGGATACGCCATCGTCCAGCACCCGTCGGGCGAGGTGGTGCGCCTGGCCAAGGACGTGGCGCCCGGCTCACCGCTGACGATCCGCCTGTCCGACGACAGACTGAGCGTTCGGGTGGAAAACGATGACACGTAGCGGCCTTGCCTCATGACCTGAGCACGCGCCCTGGGCGATGACCTGAGCAGGCGCCCTGGGCGATGACCTGAGCAGGCGCCCTGGGCGATGACCAGGGCGGGCGCCCCTAAGCGCGGGTGACGGCGGCGGCGAGTGCCGTCAGGCCGGACTTGATCTCGTCGATGCTCATGCCGCGCTCCTCGGTCTGCAGGGCGATCAGACGGGCGTTGATCGGCGCGAGCAGCGCGTCGGCCAGGAACGGCGCGTTGGCATGCGGACAGGCCTCGGTGAGCAGCGTCGCCAGGTGGATGTGGTGCACCCGGTAGGGCCCGCTGAACCCGCCACTCTTGCCGCCCTGCTCCAGCAGGAGGAACAGCTCCTGCTGCGCCACGATGCGCTCGACGAGCGCGTGCAGGAACGCCGTGATCCGCTCACCGGCCGGGGCGCCGGGCCCGAGCGGCGGCGGGCCGGCGAAGAAGGCCGACTGGAACCGTCGTTCCCGCTCGTCGAGCAGCGCGTAGACCAGCCCGCTCCGGTCGCCGAAGCGCCGGTAGACGGTGCCCACGCCGACACCGGCCACGCGGGCCACTTCGTCGAGCGACAGGTCGGCGGCGCCGCGTTCGGCGACCATCCGGGCCGCCACGTCGATGATCTTCTGACGGTTGCGCGCGGCGTCGGCCCGCTCCGGCTGGGGCTGCCCGACCAGGGGCAACGATCGACGTTCGCGCACGGGTGGAGCTTACCGCTTGTAACCGGAGAGTTCTCCGATTAGTCTCCGAACCGGAGATCTCTCCGATTTTTTTGAGGAGCTGAGGATGCCGAACGAGTTCAACCAGCAGATCATCGACGAGTTCCGGGCCAACGAAGGCCGCGTCGGCGGCATGTTCGAAGGCTCACCGCTCGTGCTGCTCACCACCACGGGAGCCAGGAGCGGCAAGCCGGTCACCACCCCGGTGATGTATCTCGAGGACGGCGATCGTTACGTCGTCATCGCGTCCAATGCCGGCGCGGACAACCACCCCGCCTGGTACCACAACCTGCGGGCCACGCCCTCGGCCGCCGTGGAGGTCGGAACGGAGACGTTCGAGGCCAAGGCCGTCTTCATCGAGGGGGAGGAGCGCGACCGGCTCTACGCCAGGATGGTGGCGCAGGCGCCGGGTTTCGCCGAGTATGAGGCCAAGACCAGCCGCCGCATCCCCGTAGTGGCCCTGCTGCCCCAGGCCGCCTGAACGTCCCTCGACGTCAGAGCCGCCCTCAGAAAGGCGTGTCGCCTGTCGCCGGGGTTGCGTCCCCGAGAGGCCGCGTCGTTGGGCGTGGCGCGCTCAGGAGGCCGCGTCGTTGGGCGTGGCGCACTCGGGAGGCCGCGTCGTGGGTGTGGCGTGATCAGAGGGCCAGGTCGTCGGGCGTGGGGCGATTGGCGGGCCAGGTCGTCGGCGTGGCGCTCAGAAAGGTGTGTCGTCGGCGCCCGAGGTGGGCTCCGAGCGGCGGGCCATGGCGGCGGCCAGCTTGACCCTGGCCCCCTGGAGCCACTCCTCACAGACCGCCGCGAGCTTCTCCCCCCGCTCCCAGAGCTCGATCGACTGCTCCAGCGTGAGCCCGCCCGTCTCCAGGCGGCGCACCACCTCGGTCAACTCCTCGCGGGCCTGCTCGTATGAGGGCGCCTTCTCGTCTGCTGCCACGGTCACCACCCTAGACGGGCCGGCCGACATCCGCCGCGCAGCGTTCAATCCACTCACTTTGAGTGTTCATTCGCTACGCTAAGTCGCCGTCGATGGATGGCGGCGATTGCCGGCTGCGGCGTCTGACTTCCAGGAGAGCGCGATGTCTGATCCCGGGACAAATGATGGCGTCAACCACTTTGGGCCCCTGCGCGTCGAATCGTCACGGCGTTCACGCTGACTCGGGAGGCCCTTCATGATCCGTCGCATCATCCGGAAACGACGTCCTGCGCCCACGCTGACGGGCATCAGCCTCGAGGAGGAGCTCGCCTTGATCAGGGTCGAGCTCATGTACGGCTTGCGCGTCAACCGGGAGGCCTACCTGCGCAGGAAGGTCGATGAGCGCAACGAGATGGCCGGCCGCATGCGCGAGAGCAACACCGCCGAGATGCTGGCCGACCTGCGCGGCTCACTCGAGCGGTCGGTACGCCCTACGGTGGTGGACCTCCAGAGCCGGACGACGGTCGTGGACCTGCAGAGCAGGCGGCAGGGACGGCCCACCCAGGACCCGGAGCCAGCCTGACGCCCCCTCCGCTCGCGTCCCATGCCGAATGCGCAAGGCGTGAGAGTCCATGCCTATTTTGGTCAGGAATCCATGGCTGCCTGGCTAGGCGATTTAGGCGTCTGGCCTGGTCGAAAGCCGATTCAACCGGGAAGTGACAGGAATCGGCACTGGAGCCTGTCATCCTGTCCCGGTTTGCCGTGAGGGCTGTCATGCCTGCAGCATGGGCGTGGCTTTCCTGGAAGAATGGCGGAGACCGGATAGGGTGACTACTTCACCGCGGATGATGGGGATCGGCAACGGACGACACCGCGCCAGCCGGGGGGATCGGCGCGAGCGGAGGCGTGATGGCTCGTAGGTCTACCGTCCAGCACGATCCTCGGATCGCTGACGGGCCCGGGCTTTCCGCAACCCTGGACACCGCTGACTTCGACGCGCCGCCACCCCGCCGGCCGCGCCGTGGCGGCTGGTCCGGTGGCGGCGGGCGGTGGCTGGTGTGGACCGGCCGCATCATTCTCTGG includes:
- a CDS encoding TetR/AcrR family transcriptional regulator; the encoded protein is MRERRSLPLVGQPQPERADAARNRQKIIDVAARMVAERGAADLSLDEVARVAGVGVGTVYRRFGDRSGLVYALLDERERRFQSAFFAGPPPLGPGAPAGERITAFLHALVERIVAQQELFLLLEQGGKSGGFSGPYRVHHIHLATLLTEACPHANAPFLADALLAPINARLIALQTEERGMSIDEIKSGLTALAAAVTRA
- the rmuC gene encoding DNA recombination protein RmuC is translated as MDVVSLLIGLAVGLLIGFLVARTRAAVRVAEADARAKSAAEKLVYVEEQLAERFQALSTRALDVNNIRFLELAETRLAASRAEAAGELEQRKQAVEHLVEPLKDALARVESQLRDTESGQRAARAELAKEMEFVRQSHEQLRSQTTALVRALQRPEARGRWGELQLRRVAEIAGMQRHCDFDEQVTEGSMRPDMVVRLAGGKNIVVDSKVSLAAYLEAAEASDESLATVRLDAHARHVREHIDRLAAKAYWQAFNPSPEFVVLFIPGEAFLAPALERDPTLLEYAMARRVHIATPTTLITMLRTAHYAWQQAALSENARAVFELGKELYERLSSLGRNVDALGKALTRAVEAYNKSVGSLESRVLVTARKLHDLGVVDGELDSPEMLDGLPRPLSSPELLETSPLLSSSNGKLAHGSQ
- a CDS encoding exodeoxyribonuclease VII small subunit, with translation MSAGPSRVVTVAADEKAPSYEQAREELTEVVRRLETGGLTLEQSIELWERGEKLAAVCEEWLQGARVKLAAAMARRSEPTSGADDTPF
- a CDS encoding nitroreductase family deazaflavin-dependent oxidoreductase encodes the protein MPNEFNQQIIDEFRANEGRVGGMFEGSPLVLLTTTGARSGKPVTTPVMYLEDGDRYVVIASNAGADNHPAWYHNLRATPSAAVEVGTETFEAKAVFIEGEERDRLYARMVAQAPGFAEYEAKTSRRIPVVALLPQAA
- a CDS encoding DUF6542 domain-containing protein — its product is MTARGAIALALVATLAGYIVAALIDVQEVVGAAFVLASLLGVLLVNRRELLSLVVTPPLVFFCATLFVELGRAFGSVSIVQSLALGLYTSMTRGAPWLFAGSAIVLGVAWRRGLRDNVRDLRAELKAGAEVPRPRQPFVPEPEGYFEPKVYGTPRGDD
- a CDS encoding 4-hydroxy-3-methylbut-2-enyl diphosphate reductase translates to MEPQTLTSRRVLVAKPRGYCAGVDRAVVAVEKALEQYGAPIYVRKQIVHNTHVVKTLEARGAIFVEETEEVPEGAIVVFSAHGVSPAVHAEAKQRGLRTIDATCPLVTKVHNEAKRFAGQDYEILLIGHEGHEEVEGTAGEAPEHIQLVDGLDSVDRVQVKDPSKLIWLSQTTLSVDETTETVSKLKQRFPNLLDPPSDDICYATQNRQIAVKEIAAEAQLVIVVGSENSSNSKRLVEVAKDYGADASYLVDNARFIRDEWLEGVTTVGVTSGASVPEELVEEVLAHLAEHGFGDVTEVEPVQESMRFALPHELRKDLRIVS
- the ychF gene encoding redox-regulated ATPase YchF, whose protein sequence is MSLSIGIVGLPNVGKSTLFNALTKTGNALAANYPFATIEPNVGIVGVPDDRLPVLAKIFGSARILPAKVEFVDIAGLVKGASEGQGRGNQFLSNIRDTDAICQVIRVFTDPDVTHVDGEISPKRDIETINFELVMADLQTVEKAIPRLQKEARTVKDKKPALEAAEAAKAVLETGKTIFESGLEREELRELHLMTAKPFLYVFNLDADELTDTALREQLSALVAPAEAVFLDAKIESELVELDEEEALELLQSVGQEESGLRQLARVGFETLGLQTYLTAGPKETRAWTIRKGATAPEAAGVIHTDFQRGFIKAEIVSFDDLVEVGSIANARAAGKARVEGKDYVMRDGDVVEFRFNV
- the xseA gene encoding exodeoxyribonuclease VII large subunit; translation: MTEKTSPESPLPIRTVLQMVGGWIARLGTVWVEGQITDLSARGGTVFLTLRDPVANVSARVTAPRGVYEAAVPRPADGARVVMQVKPDFWVNKGSFAFTALEIRPVGVGELLARLERLRQLLAAEGLFGAERKRRLPFLPGTIGLICGRDSAAERDVLENSRRRWPAVRFKVEEVAVQGPYAVGEVTEALRKLDVDADVDVIVVARGGGSLEDLLPFSDETLVRAVAACRTPVVSAIGHEQDSPLLDLVADVRASTPTDAAKKVVPDVGEQLTLVRQLRDRGRRVVSGWLDREMSWLTSVRSRPSLADPVRELERRAEQVESLRDRARRSLSGSLDRAADDLVHLRARLVALSPAATLERGYAIVQHPSGEVVRLAKDVAPGSPLTIRLSDDRLSVRVENDDT